One window of the Lacerta agilis isolate rLacAgi1 chromosome 17, rLacAgi1.pri, whole genome shotgun sequence genome contains the following:
- the GTF2H3 gene encoding general transcription factor IIH subunit 3 isoform X1 gives MSGDDELNLLVIVVDTNPIWWGKQALGGSELTLSKCLDAAMVLGNSHLFMNRNNKLAVIASHIQESRFLYPGKHWAPADIFGESNISGSKDGKYELLTTINETIAEEIKDLMTNTEIRGQQTESLLAGSLAKAICYIHRMTKEGKASQEIKSRILVIKAAEDSALQYMNFMNVIFAAQKQNILIDACVLDSDSGLLQQACDITGGIYLKIPHMPSLLQYLLWVYLPDQEQRSQLILPPPVHVDYRAACFCHRNLIEIGYVCSVCLSIFCSFSPICTTCETAFKISLPAVMKAKKKKLKLAV, from the exons ATGAGTGGAG ATGATGAGTTGAACCTCTTAGTCATTGTTGTTGACACTAACCCTATTTGGTGGGGAAAGCAGGCATTAGGAGGCTCAGAG CTTACATTATCAAAATGCCTCGATGCAGCTATGGTGTTGGGAAACTCGCACTTATTTATGAACCGCAACAACAAActggctgtgatagccagtcatATACAGGAAAG TCGTTTCCTCTACCCTGGAAAACATTGGGCACCAGCTGATATCTTTGGTGAATCTAATATATCTGGCAGCAAGGATGGAAAATATGAGTTGTTAACAACCATAAATGAAACTATTGCAGAAGAGATCAAGGACCTTATGACCAACA CTGAAATAAGAGGGCAGCAGACTGAATCATTACTGGCAGGATCTCTTGCTAAAGCAATTTGCT ATATTCACAGGATGACTAAAGAGGGAAAAG CCAGCCAGGAAATCAAGTCTAGGATTTTG GTCATAAAAGCTGCTGAAGACAGTGCGTTGCAGTACATGAACTTCATGAATGTGATCTTTGCAGCCCAGAAACAG AATATTTTGATTGATGCCTGCGTTCTGGATTCTGATTCAGGGCTCTTGCAGCAG GCTTGTGATATTACTGGTGGCATTTACTTGAAAATTCCCCATATGCCATCTCTGCTGCAGTATTTGCTG tgggtATATCTGCCTGACCAAGAACAAAGATCCCAGCTAATTCTCCCACCCCCTGTTCATGTTGACTACCgagctgcctgcttctgccacagAAATCTTATTGAAATCGGTTATGTCTGCTCTGTGTGTTTGTCAA TATTCTGCAGCTTCAGTCCAATTTGCACCACTTGCGA GACCGCATTCAAGATTTCACTGCCAGCTGTCATGAAGgctaagaaaaagaaattgaaattggCTGTTTAA
- the GTF2H3 gene encoding general transcription factor IIH subunit 3 isoform X2 has product MSGDDELNLLVIVVDTNPIWWGKQALGGSELTLSKCLDAAMVLGNSHLFMNRNNKLAVIASHIQESRFLYPGKHWAPADIFGESNISGSKDGKYELLTTINETIAEEIKDLMTNNIHRMTKEGKASQEIKSRILVIKAAEDSALQYMNFMNVIFAAQKQNILIDACVLDSDSGLLQQACDITGGIYLKIPHMPSLLQYLLWVYLPDQEQRSQLILPPPVHVDYRAACFCHRNLIEIGYVCSVCLSIFCSFSPICTTCETAFKISLPAVMKAKKKKLKLAV; this is encoded by the exons ATGAGTGGAG ATGATGAGTTGAACCTCTTAGTCATTGTTGTTGACACTAACCCTATTTGGTGGGGAAAGCAGGCATTAGGAGGCTCAGAG CTTACATTATCAAAATGCCTCGATGCAGCTATGGTGTTGGGAAACTCGCACTTATTTATGAACCGCAACAACAAActggctgtgatagccagtcatATACAGGAAAG TCGTTTCCTCTACCCTGGAAAACATTGGGCACCAGCTGATATCTTTGGTGAATCTAATATATCTGGCAGCAAGGATGGAAAATATGAGTTGTTAACAACCATAAATGAAACTATTGCAGAAGAGATCAAGGACCTTATGACCAACA ATATTCACAGGATGACTAAAGAGGGAAAAG CCAGCCAGGAAATCAAGTCTAGGATTTTG GTCATAAAAGCTGCTGAAGACAGTGCGTTGCAGTACATGAACTTCATGAATGTGATCTTTGCAGCCCAGAAACAG AATATTTTGATTGATGCCTGCGTTCTGGATTCTGATTCAGGGCTCTTGCAGCAG GCTTGTGATATTACTGGTGGCATTTACTTGAAAATTCCCCATATGCCATCTCTGCTGCAGTATTTGCTG tgggtATATCTGCCTGACCAAGAACAAAGATCCCAGCTAATTCTCCCACCCCCTGTTCATGTTGACTACCgagctgcctgcttctgccacagAAATCTTATTGAAATCGGTTATGTCTGCTCTGTGTGTTTGTCAA TATTCTGCAGCTTCAGTCCAATTTGCACCACTTGCGA GACCGCATTCAAGATTTCACTGCCAGCTGTCATGAAGgctaagaaaaagaaattgaaattggCTGTTTAA
- the DDX55 gene encoding ATP-dependent RNA helicase DDX55 isoform X2: MEDVERFKERGGHILVATPGRLEDMFRRKSDGLDLASSVKSLDVLVLDEADRLLDMGFEASLNTILDLLPKQRRTGLFSATQTQEVENLVRAGLRNPVRISVKEKGMAASNTQKTPTRLQNYYMICKAEEKFNQLVHFLRQHKAEKHLVFFSTCACVEYFGKTLESLIKNVKIMCIHGKMKHKRNRIFTEFRKLPSGILVCTDVMARGIDIPEVNWVLQCDPPSNASAFVHRCGRTARIGRLGSALVFLLPMEEAYISFLAINQKCPMQEMKLQSNVADVLPKLKSLSLADRAFYEKGMKAFVSYVQAYAKHECNLIFRIKDLDFSSLARGFGLLKMPRMPELKGKCFSDFTSVDIDTDTIAFKDKNREKQRQKLLEQRRKEWQEHRGQRKLTRNKAWSKQKSKKEKKKKMTAKRKREEGSDVEDEDMEELLQDTRLLKRLKKGKISEEEFEKKLLHGGKEAQAGAVGGSD; encoded by the exons ATGGAAGATGTAGAAAGATTCAAAGAACGAGG CGGACACATCCTGGTAGCTACTCCAGGCCGTTTGGAGGACATGTTCAGGAGAAAATCGGATGGGCTGGATTTGGCCAGCTCTGTGAAATCTCTGGATGTTTTGGTCTTGGATGAAGCAGACCGGCTTCTGGATATGGGCTTTGAAGCAAG TTTAAATACCATTCTGGACTTGTTGCCCAAGCAGAGACGAACGGGGCTCTTTTCAGCAACTCAAACTCAAGAAGTCGAGAACCTGGTGAGGGCTGGTCTCCGGAACCCTGTCCGCATCTCGGTGAAGGAGAAGGGAATGGCAGCCAGCAATACTCAGAAGACCCCCACCCGCCTCCAAAACTACTACATG ATCTGCAAAGCAGAAGAAAAATTTAACCAGCTGGTCCACTTCCTTCGCCAACACAAGGCAGAAAAACACCTTGTCTTTTTCAG TACCTGCGCTTGTGTGGAGTATTTTGGGAAGACTTTGGAATCCTTGATTAAGAACGTGAAAATAATGTGCATTCATGGGAAAATGAAACACAAACGGAATAGGATCTTCACGGAGTTCCGGAAACTTCCAAG TGGCATTCTGGTTTGCACCGATGTGATGGCCCGAGGCATAGACATTCCAGAGGTGAACTGGGTTTTGCAGTGTGACCCTCCAAGCAATGCAAG TGCCTTCGTTCATCGCTGTGGCCGCACTGCACGAATCGGGCGCTTGGGCAGCGCACTTGTCTTCTTGCTTCCCATGGAAGAAGCCTACATCAGTTTTCTAGCCATTAACCAAAAG TGTCCCATGCAGGAAATGAAACTGCAGAGCAACGTGGCAGATGTCCTGCCGaagctgaagtctctcagtctggCTGACAGAGCTTTCTATGAGAAGGGGATGAAGGCCTTTGTATCTTACGTGCAGGCTTATGCCAAACACGAGTGCAACCTGATCTTCAGGATAAAAG ACTTGGACTTTAGTAGCCTGGCCCGCGGTTTTGGTTTGCTGAAGATGCCACGGATGCCGGAGCTGAAAGGCAAGTGCTTTTCGGACTTCACGTCTGTTGATATTGACACGGACACAATTGCCTTCAAGGACAAGAACAGGGAAAAACAGAGGCAAAAGCTGTTGGAGCAGCGAAGGAAGGAGTGGCAGGAGCACAGGGGGCAGAGAAAACTCACCCGCAACAAAGCCTGGTCCAAGCAGAAatcaaagaaggagaagaagaagaaaatgacagccaaaaggaaaagagaggag GGTTCTGATGTGGAGGACGAGGATATGGAGGAGCTCCTGCAGGACACCCGGCTCTTGAAAAGGCTCAAGAAGGGCAAAATCAGTGAGGAGGAGTTTGAGAAGAAGCTGCTGCACGGCGGGAAGGAGGCCCAGGCAGGAGCTGTGGGAGGCTCAGACTGA
- the DDX55 gene encoding ATP-dependent RNA helicase DDX55 isoform X1, whose translation METVTEGAWDSLPVQLSPGVGRALRELGFTHMTPVQSATIPLFMTNKDVAAEAVTGSGKTLAFVIPIIEILLRREEKLKKMQVGAVVITPTRELAIQIDEVISHFTKYFPQFSQCLLIGGNNPMEDVERFKERGGHILVATPGRLEDMFRRKSDGLDLASSVKSLDVLVLDEADRLLDMGFEASLNTILDLLPKQRRTGLFSATQTQEVENLVRAGLRNPVRISVKEKGMAASNTQKTPTRLQNYYMICKAEEKFNQLVHFLRQHKAEKHLVFFSTCACVEYFGKTLESLIKNVKIMCIHGKMKHKRNRIFTEFRKLPSGILVCTDVMARGIDIPEVNWVLQCDPPSNASAFVHRCGRTARIGRLGSALVFLLPMEEAYISFLAINQKCPMQEMKLQSNVADVLPKLKSLSLADRAFYEKGMKAFVSYVQAYAKHECNLIFRIKDLDFSSLARGFGLLKMPRMPELKGKCFSDFTSVDIDTDTIAFKDKNREKQRQKLLEQRRKEWQEHRGQRKLTRNKAWSKQKSKKEKKKKMTAKRKREEGSDVEDEDMEELLQDTRLLKRLKKGKISEEEFEKKLLHGGKEAQAGAVGGSD comes from the exons GTAACTGGCAGTGGCAAAACTTTAGCTTTTGTTATTCCAATCATAGAAATTCTTCTCCGACGGGAAGAAAAGCTCAAGAAAATGCAG GTTGGCGCTGTTGTCATCACGCCCACACGAGAGCTTGCCATTCAAATAGACGAAGTGATATCCCATTTCACAAAGTATTTCCCACAGTTTAG TCAGTGCCTTCTAATCGGTGGAAATAATCCCATGGAAGATGTAGAAAGATTCAAAGAACGAGG CGGACACATCCTGGTAGCTACTCCAGGCCGTTTGGAGGACATGTTCAGGAGAAAATCGGATGGGCTGGATTTGGCCAGCTCTGTGAAATCTCTGGATGTTTTGGTCTTGGATGAAGCAGACCGGCTTCTGGATATGGGCTTTGAAGCAAG TTTAAATACCATTCTGGACTTGTTGCCCAAGCAGAGACGAACGGGGCTCTTTTCAGCAACTCAAACTCAAGAAGTCGAGAACCTGGTGAGGGCTGGTCTCCGGAACCCTGTCCGCATCTCGGTGAAGGAGAAGGGAATGGCAGCCAGCAATACTCAGAAGACCCCCACCCGCCTCCAAAACTACTACATG ATCTGCAAAGCAGAAGAAAAATTTAACCAGCTGGTCCACTTCCTTCGCCAACACAAGGCAGAAAAACACCTTGTCTTTTTCAG TACCTGCGCTTGTGTGGAGTATTTTGGGAAGACTTTGGAATCCTTGATTAAGAACGTGAAAATAATGTGCATTCATGGGAAAATGAAACACAAACGGAATAGGATCTTCACGGAGTTCCGGAAACTTCCAAG TGGCATTCTGGTTTGCACCGATGTGATGGCCCGAGGCATAGACATTCCAGAGGTGAACTGGGTTTTGCAGTGTGACCCTCCAAGCAATGCAAG TGCCTTCGTTCATCGCTGTGGCCGCACTGCACGAATCGGGCGCTTGGGCAGCGCACTTGTCTTCTTGCTTCCCATGGAAGAAGCCTACATCAGTTTTCTAGCCATTAACCAAAAG TGTCCCATGCAGGAAATGAAACTGCAGAGCAACGTGGCAGATGTCCTGCCGaagctgaagtctctcagtctggCTGACAGAGCTTTCTATGAGAAGGGGATGAAGGCCTTTGTATCTTACGTGCAGGCTTATGCCAAACACGAGTGCAACCTGATCTTCAGGATAAAAG ACTTGGACTTTAGTAGCCTGGCCCGCGGTTTTGGTTTGCTGAAGATGCCACGGATGCCGGAGCTGAAAGGCAAGTGCTTTTCGGACTTCACGTCTGTTGATATTGACACGGACACAATTGCCTTCAAGGACAAGAACAGGGAAAAACAGAGGCAAAAGCTGTTGGAGCAGCGAAGGAAGGAGTGGCAGGAGCACAGGGGGCAGAGAAAACTCACCCGCAACAAAGCCTGGTCCAAGCAGAAatcaaagaaggagaagaagaagaaaatgacagccaaaaggaaaagagaggag GGTTCTGATGTGGAGGACGAGGATATGGAGGAGCTCCTGCAGGACACCCGGCTCTTGAAAAGGCTCAAGAAGGGCAAAATCAGTGAGGAGGAGTTTGAGAAGAAGCTGCTGCACGGCGGGAAGGAGGCCCAGGCAGGAGCTGTGGGAGGCTCAGACTGA
- the EIF2B1 gene encoding translation initiation factor eIF-2B subunit alpha, with product MNEAELVEAFKTKITQEPDVASAVAAINVLLEFLKRDKGETIQGLRANLKNAIDILSGVDSSVAVSSGGELFLRFISLTSLENPDYSKCKDIMIQRGMLFLARTSKSRSKIAELCHTFVKDGGRILTHAYSKVVLRVLEAAVEAKKRFSVYITESQPDQAGQKMAKALGKLGIPVTIILDAAVGYIMEKVDLVIVGAEGVVENGGIINKIGTNQMAVCAKAQNKPFYVVAESFKFVRLFPLNQQDVPDKFKYKADTLNQGKALAEEHPWIDYTSPSLITLLFTDLGVLTPSAVSDELIKLYL from the exons ATGAACGAAGCAG AGCTGGTTGAAGCTTTTAAAACCAAGATTACGCAGGAGCCAGATGTTGCCTCTGCTGTGGCAGCCATCAATGTCTTGTTGGAGTTCTTGAAGAGGGACAAAG GTGAGACAATTCAAGGGTTGAGAGCAAACCTCAAAAATGCCATAGACATTCTCTCTGGTGTTGACTCTTCAGTTGCTGTCTCTTCTGGGGGAGAGCTCTTCTTAAGATTCATCAGCCTCACGTCTTTGGAGAATCCA GACTATTCCAAATGCAAAGATATCATGATTCAGAGAGGGATGCTTTTCCTCGCTCGAACCTCTAAGTCAAGGAGCAAAATTGCCGAACTTTGCCACACGTTTGTCAAAGATGGTGGG AGAATCTTAACTCACGCTTACTCCAAAGTGGTCCTGCGAGTGTTAGAAGCCGCCGTGGAAGCAAAGAAACGTTTCAGTGTCTACATCACTGAATCGCAGCCTGATCAAGCAGG GCAGAAGATGGCAAAGGCACTCGGTAAACTTGGCATTCCTGTGACCATCATCCTGGATGCTGCCGTTGG CTACatcatggagaaagtggacctGGTGATAGTTGGCGCTGAAGGAGTGGTAGAAAATGGAGGAATTATTAACAAG ATTGGCACAAATCAAATGGCTGTGTGCGCCAAAGCTCAGAACAAACCCTTCTACGTGGTGGCAGAGAGCTTCAAGTTTGTAAGACTCTTCCCTCTGAACCAACAGGATGTCCCAGATAAATTTAAG TACAAAGCTGACACGCTGAATCAGGGTAAGGCACTTGCAGAGGAGCATCCCTGGATCGATTATACTTCCCCATCTTTGATCACTCTGCTCTTTACAGACCTTGGGGTCCTGACCCCCTCTGCTGTTAGCGATGAACTGATTAAACTCTACTTGTAA